A region from the Benincasa hispida cultivar B227 chromosome 8, ASM972705v1, whole genome shotgun sequence genome encodes:
- the LOC120083809 gene encoding glycerophosphodiester phosphodiesterase GDPD6 yields the protein MTKAMAAAVCFATPVLVLFLIVGCAARPFYPLPSRFLGGIRQPLQTTRPYNIAHRGSNGEFPEETLPAYKRAIEEGADFIETDILSSKDGALICFHDVTLDETTDVGKYKKFAKRKRTYEVQGVNITGFFTVDFTLKELQSLRVKQRFPYRDQQYNGKFSIITFEDFIAIALDAPRVVGIYPEIKNPVFINQRVKWPDGKRFEDKFVEILKKYGYQGSYLSKNWLNQPAFIQSFAPTSIIHISNLTDLPKILLIDDTMIPTQDTNQSYWEITSDSYLNYIKKYVVGIGPWKDTVVPAVNNYILTPTDLVTRAHAHNLQVHPYTFRNEYKFVHFNFHQDPYEEFDYWINTIGVDGLFTDFTGSLHHFKKWTSNLPPNDADEQKASDLLHKISLMINSYGSR from the exons ATGACCAAAGCCATGGCCGCCGCAGTCT GCTTCGCTACTCCCGTGTTGGTTCTATTTCTTATTGTTGGGTGTGCTGCAAGGCCTTTCTATCCACTTCCTAGCAGGTTCCTTGGAGGAATTAGACAACCTCTTCAAACCACTCGCCCATATAATATTGCTCATCGAGGTTCAAATGGAGAATTTCCTGAAGAAACTCTTCCTGCATATAAG AGAGCTATAGAAGAGGGTGCAGACTTCATTGAGACCGATATCTTATCTTCCAAAGATGGagctcttatatgcttccatgaTGTAACCCTTGATGAGACTACTGATGTTGGGaaatataaaaagtttgctAAACGTAAAAGAACATATGAAGTCCAAGGAGTTAACATCACTGGTTTTTTTACTG TTGATTTCACACTAAAAGAATTACAGTCATTGAGGGTGAAGCAGAGGTTTCCTTATAGAGATCAACAATATAATG gtaaattttctattataactTTTGAGGACTTCATTGCAATTGCATTGGATGCCCCCAGAGTTGTTGGAATATACCCAGAGATTAAAAATCCAGTATTTATTAACCAGCGT GTCAAATGGCCAGATGGCAAGAGATTCGAGGACAAGTTTGTTgagattctaaaaaaatatggaTACCAAGGTTCATATTTGTCAAAAAACTGGTTGAATCAACCTGCATTCATTCAGTCATTTGCTCCAACTTCCATTATACACATATCAAACCTTACAGATCTGCCTAAGATCTTATTGATCGATGATACTATGATTCCGACACAGGACACAAATCAG TCATATTGGGAAATTACTTCGGATAGCtacttaaattacataaagaagTATGTGGTGGGAATTGGACCTTGGAAGGATACCGTGGTTCCTGCAGTTAACAACTACATCCTAACACCAACGGATCTTGTTACCCGAGCACACGCCCATAACCTACAG GTGCATCCATATACTTTTCGAAATGAGTATAAATTTGTCCATTTCAACTTTCATCAAGATCCATACGAGGAATTTGATTACTGGATCAACACGATAGGCGTCGATGGGCTTTTCACCGACTTTACGGGTAGTCTCCATCATTTTAAGAAATGGACCTCTAATCTCCCTCCCAATGATGCGGACGAACAGAAGGCATCTGATTTGTTGCataaaatttcattgatgataAATTCATATGGAAGTCGTTAG
- the LOC120082753 gene encoding presenilin-like protein At2g29900, translated as MAENQRPTSILESLGEEIVRIVTPVSICMFMVVILVSILNSSSSSSYPTVGSIATIAYNESSSDSSWDKFIGALLNSLVFVAVITLATFLMVLLFYLRCVKFLKYYMGFSAFVVLGFLGGEIALFLIEDFSIPIDCFTFLVALFNFAAVGVLAVFMSKMAILVTQGYLVLIGMLVAYWFTLLPEWTTWALLVALALYDLAAVLLPVGPLRLLVELAISRDEDIPALVYEARPVVNHDSNPRDLVHRRMRVWRERNEHSDNRPVVVLDSVSEGNVVSESNVDEIETSNSNPGFSHGVNSESTDVRAEEGEAHPMRNTELLVPLIDHVVNVQPHGVEASVSNENLMLEGIGLGSSGAIKLGLGDFIFYSVLVGRAAMYDYMTVYACYLAIVAGLGITLMLLAIYQKALPALPVSIALGIMFYFLTRLFLEVFVVQCSLNLLMF; from the coding sequence ATGGCCGAAAATCAAAGGCCCACCAGCATTCTTGAATCCCTAGGGGAAGAGATCGTTAGAATTGTTACTCCAGTTTCAATCTGCATGTTCATGGTGGTTATTCTAGTCTCTATCCTTAATTCCAGCTCTTCATCTTCTTATCCAACAGTTGGTTCAATCGCGACCATTGCTTATAATGAGAGCAGCTCCGATTCCTCGTGGGACAAATTTATAGGTGCTCTTCTAAACTCCCTTGTTTTTGTGGCTGTTATAACTCTGGCTACATTCCTCATGGTATTGCTTTTCTACCTTAGATGTGTCAAGTTCTTGAAGTATTACATGGGTTTCTCTGCTTTTGTTGTGTTGGGTTTTCTTGGaggtgaaattgcattgttcTTGATCGAGGATTTCAGTATTCCTATTGATTGTTTCACTTTTTTGGTTGCTCTGTTCAATTTTGCTGCTGTGGGTGTCTTAGCTGTGTTCATGTCCAAAATGGCTATCCTTGTAACACAAGGGTACTTGGTTTTAATTGGGATGTTGGTGGCTTATTGGTTTACTTTGTTACCTGAATGGACTACTTGGGCTCTTTTAGTTGCATTGGCTCTATATGATCTTGCAGCAGTTTTGCTGCCTGTTGGACCATTGAGGCTGTTGGTTGAGCTTGCAATATCTAGGGATGAAGACATCCCAGCTTTAGTTTACGAGGCTCGGCCGGTGGTTAATCATGATTCAAATCCTAGGGATTTAGTGCACAGAAGAATGAGGGTGTGGAGGGAGAGAAATGAACATTCGGATAATCGCCCCGTCGTGGTTCTTGATTCTGTTTCTGAGGGGAATGTGGTTTCTGAATCAAATGTAGATGAGATTGAAACATCCAATTCAAATCCTGGTTTTTCTCATGGTGTCAATAGTGAATCAACTGATGTTAGAGCTGAAGAGGGGGAGGCTCATCCCATGAGGAACACTGAGCTTCTTGTTCCATTAATTGATCATGTAGTGAATGTTCAGCCACATGGAGTAGAAGCTTCtgtatcaaatgaaaatttgatgttAGAGGGAATAGGATTGGGATCCTCTGGTGCCATCAAGTTGGGGCTAGGGGACTTCATTTTCTATAGTGTATTGGTTGGTAGAGCAGCAATGTACGACTACATGACGGTTTATGCATGTTATCTTGCAATTGTAGCTGGTCTTGGAATCACTTTGATGCTATTGGCAATATATCAGAAAGCTTTGCCTGCTCTCCCAGTGTCGATAGCGCTAGGTATCATGTTTTACTTCCTAACACGACTCTTCCTTGAGGTGTTTGTTGTACAATGTTCTTTGAACCTTTTGATGTTCTAG
- the LOC120083277 gene encoding ninja-family protein AFP3-like, with protein MGEAIGVRGDDLMLRLSPEMSRETEISISEPPDLTLRLSLGGIYSGKSKENSLARSSSVIGVISQNAETWKWDMQRQTGSFLSLARSCSLPAETDHLGRTKLKELQLIRRMEAKKRLVEQRSGRAPAAEDEKSAAAPPSPSEVAAWAAASAAKSPALCRAIDKIKSTQGSLSQSYTIEGHGSVGSKGSSSSQSSLESNDREPVVNSQTMASRKAEKSLRNAAKRARVSKGLMEGDKGMDVMRTMPSVSTIGDGPNGRKVEGFLYKYMKGQVCIVCVCHGSFLTPAEFVKHAGGKELANPMKHIHVCCTSFSLEK; from the exons ATGGGGGAGGCAATCGGTGTACGTGGGGATGATCTGATGTTGAGACTCTCACCGGAGATGAGTAGAGAAACGGAGATTTCTATTTCTGAACCGCCGGACCTTACTCTTAGGCTTTCTCTTGGTGGAATTTATAGTGGGAAGTCCAAGGAAAATTCGTTAGCTCGATCGTCTTCGGTTATTGGAGTGATTTCTCAGAACGCAGAGACGTGGAAATGGGATATGCAAAGGCAAACAGGGTCGTTTCTTTCATTGGCGAGATCTTGCTCTCTTCCGGCTGAGACGGACCATCTCGGTCGGACTAAACTCAAGGAGTTGCAATTGATCAGAAGGATGGAGGCTAAAAAGAGGCTGGTGGAGCAGAGGAGTGGCAGAGCACCTGCGGCGGAGGATGAGAAGTCAGCGGCAGCACCGCCATCGCCGTCTGAAGTGGCAGCTTGGGCCGCTGCTTCTGCAGCTAAAAGTCCTGCGCTATGTCGTGCGATTGATAAGATCAAATCCACCCAAGGAAGCCTTTCTCAGAGTTATACAATTGAAG GACATGGAAGTGTGGGATCAAAGGGCTCATCCAGTTCTCAATCATCACTGGAGTCAAATGACAGAGAGCCAGTAGTGAACTCACAAACAATGGCATCAAGAAAAGCCGAAAAGTCATTGAGGAATGCAGCGAAAAGAGCAAGAGTTTCCAAGGGATTGATGGAAGGAGATAAAGGGATGGACGTGATGAGAACGATGCCAAGCGTGTCGACAATCGGGGACGGGCCAAACGGGAGGAAGGTAGAAGGGTTTTTGTACAAATACATGAAGGGGCAAGTTTGCATAGTGTGTGTATGCCATGGAAGCTTTCTTACTCCAGCTGAGTTTGTGAAACATGCTGGTGGGAAGGAGTTGGCTAACCCCATGAAACACATCCATGTATGCTGTActtcattttcatt ggaaaaatga
- the LOC120082752 gene encoding exocyst complex component EXO70E2, with protein sequence MGDCESIIPTSEGEQHVLASFQHLVKFLRTSQNVNDELKRLLADLDSHLNTMTLYTHLEVGKLSELETRLKSAEEKIRRWESNKSMIWDSCSKEACEYMKAVDEIHMVQEGLRSLSANDSQKQNELLFQADSVVQIAMARLEQELVHILAQHKLYFEPDYVPFQSGGYDVVYNESFVSTEDSMEEETSHRESIPAVYVVNLVHPHVIPHLKSIANVMFTSNYIQEFCLAFVKMRKDALNEYLFILEMEKYSIADLLTMEWGVLNVKIKKWVWLIKIVIRVYLTSEQRLCNNIFEGIESYSAVCFTEISATSMLHLLNFGEAIAMEPHRPEKLFHLLDMYEVLKNLLGYIDALFSEETEKGSFLKVEFHNLFKKLGDSARATFVDFGSFIACSISTNPFPGGGVHHLTRYVMNFIKTLTVYRDSLVFLLQDNATDGLSPASELQNEINSMPCPMAYHFQSITSHLISNLNNKSKLYKDDALRHIFLMNNIHYMVQKVEDSELKAFLGSGWMREHTRMFQNHGTIYVRVTWHSVLSLLRLDGDGLNTPKAVFKEKYRAFNAAFEEIYKNQTGWIVPDPRLCDDLLIQTSNCVIQAYRILCESRSQYNREKYIKYTTDDLSKHMLDLFQGSPRSLQSSRRR encoded by the coding sequence ATGGGGGATTGTGAATCGATTATACCAACCTCTGAAGGAGAGCAACATGTCCTAGCTTCATTTCAACACCTAGTCAAGTTCTTAAGGACAAGTCAGAACGTGAATGATGAGTTGAAAAGGCTCCTAGCCGATCTCGATTCTCATTTGAATACCATGACTTTGTATACTCATTTAGAGGTTGGGAAGTTGAGTGAGTTAGAGACAAGGTTGAAATCTGCTGAGGAGAAGATTAGGAGATGGGAATCTAACAAATCCATGATATGGGATTCCTGTTCCAAGGAGGCTTGTGAATATATGAAGGCTGTTGATGAAATTCATATGGTTCAGGAAGGTCTAAGAAGTTTGTCTGCAAATGACAGTCAAAAGCAGAATGAACTTCTTTTCCAAGCCGACTCCGTCGTACAGATCGCAATGGCAAGGCTAGAGCAGGAGCTAGTCCACATTCTTGCTCAACACAAACTATATTTTGAACCTGACTACGTCCCCTTCCAGTCTGGTGGCTATGATGTTGTCTATAACGAGTCCTTTGTTTCAACTGAGGACAGTATGGAGGAGGAAACTTCCCACAGAGAGAGTATTCCTGCTGTATATGTTGTGAACTTGGTCCATCCACATGTGATCCCTCATCTTAAATCCATTGCAAATGTTATGTTTACTTCAAATTATATTCAGGAATTCTGCCTGGCTTTTGTTAAAATGCGGAAAGATGCGTTGAATGAGTATCTGTTCATTCTCGAAATGGAGAAGTATAGCATTGCAGATTTGCTGACCATGGAATGGGGTGTCTTAAACGTGAAGATCAAGAAATGGGTTTGGCttattaaaattgttattaGAGTCTACCTTACTAGTGAGCAAAGACTCTGTAACAATATATTTGAAGGCATCGAATCTTATAGTGCAGTCTGCTTTACTGAGATTTCAGCAACTTCTATGCTCCACCTGTTGAATTTCGGCGAGGCCATAGCTATGGAACCCCATCGACCAGAAAAGCTGTTTCACTTGCTAGACATGTACGAGGTCCTAAAAAATCTTCTTGGGTATATAGATGCATTATTTTCAGAAGAAACAGAAAAGGGTTCTTTTCTTAAAGTTGAGTTCCATAATCTTTTCAAGAAATTAGGTGATTCTGCAAGGGCTACGTTTGTGGATTTTGGAAGTTTCATTGCATGTTCCATATCAACAAACCCTTTTCCGGGCGGTGGTGTTCATCATCTGACGAGGTATGTAATGAACTTCATTAAGACCCTTACTGTTTACAGAGACTCGCTTGTTTTCCTTCTCCAAGATAACGCAACAGATGGCTTAAGTCCAGCTTCTGAGCTGCAGAACGAAATTAATAGCATGCCTTGCCCAATGGCTTACCACTTTCAGTCAATCACTTCACATTTGATATCCAATCTGAATAACAAATCCAAGTTGTACAAGGATGATGCTCTACGACATATTTTCTTAATGAATAACATTCATTATATGGTTCAAAAGGTTGAAGACTCTGAACTCAAAGCCTTTCTTGGAAGTGGGTGGATGCGAGAACATACAAGAATGTTTCAAAACCACGGAACTATCTATGTGAGAGTCACCTGGCACTCGGTTCTTTCTCTGCTCAGGCTTGATGGTGATGGATTGAACACTCCGAAGGCAGTCTTCAAAGAAAAGTACAGGGCCTTCAATGCAGCCTTCGAGGAGATATATAAGAACCAAACTGGTTGGATTGTCCCAGATCCTCGACTATGTGATGACTTGCTTATACAAACCTCAAATTGTGTAATTCAAGCATATCGAATCCTCTGCGAGTCAAGGTCTCAATATAACCGTGaaaagtatatcaaatatacgaCCGATGATCTAAGCAAGCATATGTTGGATCTCTTTCAAGGCTCACCGCGTTCGTTGCAAAGTTCACGCAGGAGATGA